From the genome of Malus domestica chromosome 04, GDT2T_hap1, one region includes:
- the LOC114824377 gene encoding protein IQ-DOMAIN 2: MGKKGWFSSVKKALSPDSKKKEQRSDQSKKKWFGKQKYPEFESTSYQPSIILPPLPPREEVKLTNVENEHNNDAYSVPVTTTVTPTAVAEAAVSVAPPTQAVVEVVRLPTTTQYAGKSREEVAAIKIQTAFRGYLARRALRALRGLVRLKSLIEGSVVKRQATNTLRCMQTLSRVQSQIRSRRIRMLEENQALQRQLLLKHAKELETLRLGDEWDDSIQSKEQVEANLLSKHEAAMRRERALAYAFSHQKNGKNTTKSVNPMFMDPSNPTWGWSWLERWMAARPWESRGMTDKDMQDDHASVKSASRGISAGEINKSYARYLLNSDKQSPTASEKPSHPGFRSPSSPSRPASKVARKLKPAASPRGSRVPDSDTKSMVSVQSTQLRRHSIAGSSVRDDESLDSSPAVPSYMVPTKSARAKSRLQSPAEKNGITEKDLMPESAKKRLSFPASPARPRRHSGPPRVDSSIITANKVSDIGVES, translated from the exons ATGGGGAAGAAAGGTTGGTTTTCTTCAGTAAAGAAAGCTCTGAGCCCTGATTCTAAGAAGAAAGAGCAG AGATCAGATCAATCAAAAAAGAAATGGTTTGGGAAACAAAAGTACCCAGAGTTTGAGTCTACTTCTTATCAACCGTCCATTATATTGCCACCTCTTCCACCACGAGAAGAGGTGAAATTAACCAATGTGGAGAATGAGCACAACAATGATGCTTACTCTGTTCCAGTCACCACCACAGTCACCCCTACCGCAGTGGCTGAGGCTGCAGTTTCTGTGGCTCCTCCAACTCAAGCTGTTGTGGAGGTTGTCAGACTCCCTACAACTACTCAGTATGCTGGAAAATCAAGGGAGGAAGTGGCAGCAATCAAGATTCAAACGGCATTTCGAGGATACCTG GCAAGAAGGGCGTTGAGGGCGTTAAGAGGGCTTGTTAGGCTGAAATCATTGATAGAGGGATCTGTTGTGAAACGGCAAGCCACAAATACCCTCCGATGCATGCAGACTCTATCTCGTGTGCAGTCTCAGATACGTTCCAGGAGGATTAGGATGTTAGAAGAGAATCAGGCTCTGCAAAGGCAACTCCTACTAAAACATGCAAAAGAGCTTGAGACATTGCGG CTTGGGGATGAATGGGATGATAGCATACAGTCAAAGGAGCAAGTTGAAGCAAACCTATTAAGCAAACACGAGGCAGCAATGAGAAGGGAAAGAGCACTCGCTTATGCATTCTCTCATCAG AAAAATGGGAAGAATACTACAAAATCTGTAAACCCAATGTTCATGGATCCAAGCAATCCCACATGGGGTTGGAGCTGGTTGGAAAGGTGGATGGCTGCCCGGCCTTGGGAGAGTCGTGGCATGACAGATAAAGACATGCAGGATGACCATGCATCTGTAAAGAGTGCAAGTCGCGGCATTTCTGCTGGAGAAATTAACAAGTCCTATGCTCGCTACCTCCTCAATTCCGACAAGCAATCCCCAACAGCCAGTGAAAAGCCAAGCCATCCTGGATTTCGGTCCCCTTCAAGTCCTTCTAGGCCAGCTTCGAAAGTAGCTCGAAAATTAAAGCCAGCAGCAAGCCCAAGGGGTAGTAGGGTCCCAGATTCTGACACGAAAAGCATGGTCAGTGTGCAATCAACTCAGTTAAGGAGGCACAGCATTGCTGGCTCCTCTGTGAGGGATGACGAAAGCCTAGATAGTTCTCCAGCAGTTCCAAGTTACATGGTACCAACAAAATCCGCAAGAGCTAAGTCCAGGCTGCAGAGCCCAGCAGAGAAGAATGGGATCACCGAGAAGGACTTGATGCCTGAGTCAGCTAAGAAACGGCTGTCATTCCCAGCCTCCCCCGCGCGACCAAGGCGGCATTCTGGTCCACCAAGGGTTGACAGCAGTATAATTACAGCAAACAAAGTGAGTGATATTGGAGTCGAAAGCTAA
- the LOC114824378 gene encoding mitochondrial import inner membrane translocase subunit TIM14-2 produces MVTALIGGVAVAAAAYAGRYGIQAWQAFKARPPTARLRKFYEGGFQSTMTKREAALILGVRETTPTDKVREAHRRVMVANHPDAGGSHYLASKINEAKEMMLGRTKGTGSAF; encoded by the exons ATG GTCACGGCGTTGATAGGAGGAGTTGCTGTGGCTGCTGCTGCTTATGCTGGCAGATATGGCATTCAGGCTTGGCAAGCGTTTAAAGCAAGACCACCTACTGCTAGACTGCGGAAATTCTACGAGGGTGGTTTTCAGTCTACCATGACCAAAAGGGAAGCCGCTCTCATACTTGGAGTGAG GGAGACTACTCCTACAGACAAGGTCCGGGAAGCTCATCGGAGGGTGATGGTTGCTAACCATCCAGATGCAGGGGGTAGCCACTACCTTGCATCCAAAATTAACGAAGCTAAAGAAATGATGCTTGGAAGAACCAAGGGTACCGGCTCTGCTTTTTGA
- the LOC103423363 gene encoding uncharacterized protein, with product MSKVRGSSSWRDELASLVSDSGIRFSASDPIEVSTASFEAGFASGGELEQSESFKDQIKGFAIAWGEILVDLARGCKDIVEQNVLTEDSYIVRKLRKPCAKAWAKLRYLNEFLPEDRDPAHAWPVILFVFILALTAMNLNTKNDSLVRSVKKVQIHPPSASHVLLPDGRRLAYQEQGVPAKSTRFLLIAPHSFLSSRLAGIPGIRISLLEEFGIRLVTYDLPGFGESDPHPSRNLNSSASDMLYLANAIGVDEKFWVLGHSSGAMHAWASLRYIPDRVAGAAMVAPIINPYEPSMTKEEMKKTWEPWVLRRRVMFFLARRFPTFLSSFYCRSFLSGKHDRIDKWLSLSLGKKDEVLIEDPKIEEYLQRDIEESIRQGSMKPFIEEAVLQVSRWGFSLADLQARKQCQRRGFLAWLSNSEAECMLTGFLGQIHIWQGMDDMVIPQSVTDYIARVLPGSYVHKLPNEGHFSYLYFCDECHRQMFTTLFGSPQGPVVEKVDIDTTPSKGNSEEISMNA from the exons ATGTCGAAGGTGAGAGGATCGAGCTCGTGGCGGGACGAGCTGGCGAGTCTGGTGAGTGACTCGGGGATAAGATTCTCGGCTTCCGATCCTATTGAGGTCTCCACGGCGTCGTTTGAGGCCGGTTTCGCCTCCGGCGGAGAATTGGAGCAATCGGAGAGCTTCAAGGATCAGATTAAGGGATTCGCGATCGCTTGGGGCGAAATACTTGTGGATTTGGCAAGAGGCTGTAAGGACATTGTGGAGCAGAACGTTCTGACTGAGGACTCGTACATTGTACGAAAGCTTCGGAAGCCCTGCGCCAAGGCGTGGGCGAAATTGAGATACTTGAATGAGTTTTTGCCGGAGGATCGCGATCCGGCTCACGCGTGGCCGGTGATATTGTTCGTGTTCATTCTTGCGCTTACAG CTATGAATCTCAATACCAAGAATGACAGCTTGGTCCGATCAGTGAAGAAAGTACAAATACATCCTCCTAGTGCTAGTCATGTACTACTTCCAGATGGGAGACGATTGGCCTATCAAGAACAAGGAGTCCCAGCAAAGAGCACTCGATTTTTACTGATTGCTCCACATTCTTTTCTTTCATCCCGACTTGCAG GTATACCAGGAATAAGGATATCATTGCTTGAAGAGTTTGGTATCCGCTTGGTCACATATGATCTTCCTGGTTTTGGGGAGAGTGATCCTCATCCCAGCAGGAATCTTAACTCATCGGCATCGGATATGCTATACTTAGCCAACGCGATTGGTGTTGATGAAAAGTTCTGGGTGCTGGGCCACTCAAGTGGAGCCATGCATGCTTGGGCTTCTCTCAGATACATTCCTGACAGAGTTGCAG GTGCAGCCATGGTGGCCCCAATAATTAATCCCTATGAACCGAGCATGACTAAAGAGGAGATGAAAAAGACTTGGGAACCATGGGTTCTGCGAAGGAGAGTGATGTTTTTTTTAGCTCGTAGATTTCCAAcatttctctcctctttttatTGCCGAAGCTTCCTATCAGGAAAACACGACAGAATTGATAAGTGGTTGTCTCTCTCACTGGGGAAGAAG GATGAAGTTCTAATTGAAGATCCAAAAATTGAGGAATATTTGCAAAGGGATATAGAGGAGTCGATCCGCCAAGGGAGTATGAAACCCTTTATAGAGGAAGCTGTCCTACAAGTATCACGGTGGGGTTTTAGTCTGGCAGATCTGCAGGCACGGAAACAGTGTCAACGAAGAGGATTTCTTGCTTGGCTCTCGAACAGTGAAGCAGAATGCATGCTGACTGGATTTCTAGGCCAGATACACATATGGCAG GGGATGGATGATATGGTAATCCCACAATCAGTGACCGACTATATAGCACGGGTTTTGCCTGGATCTTACGTGCATAAGCTCCCAAATGAAGGCCACTTCTCGTACTTATACTTCTGTGATGAATGCCACAGACAGATGTTCACTACCCTTTTTGGAAGCCCTCAAGGTCCAGTAGTCGAAAAAGTGGATATAGATACAACGCCATCGAAAGGCAACTCAGAAGAGATATCAATGAATGCTTGA
- the LOC103433315 gene encoding ribonuclease MRP protein subunit POP4-like isoform X1, with translation MAGETVVDDQHRRTLKALERRFEAAQAELDIHKKKTVKRSKTEEAGKKLHISSSLAVDSSPNLANTSASSSTPSKKGAFTFSGYINSQDIDESGPTYAKLAQSVDENLLKTSVEVSGGRQESKVDKVLHKLLQSGDSAQKYMQGSRSKRIDNWILLDNYVQGCGVLTGSRARALLIHSMRSKKNMSMKQQKKKGLFDFPKDFHSFDEFKSMHEMWKGYIMQLLKSTGKNQLAQFLLSADLHGAIISVAECKVTSDTGVSGIMIRETAETFGIITQDDKFRVVPKMFSVFIFQVDCWKITLHGDKLTSRNLGL, from the exons ATGGCTGGTGAGACAGTCGTTGATGATCAACACCGACGCACTTTGAAGGCGTTGGAGCGGAGGTTTGAGGCTGCCCAAGCTGAGCTCgatatacataaaaaaaagaCTGTAAAGAGATCAAAAACCGAGGAAGCTGGAAAGAAATTGCACATCTCAAGTTCTTTGGCTGTTGATTCTTCACCAAATTTAGCAAATACATCAGCCTCAAGTTCAACTCCATCTAAGAAAG GAGCTTTCACTTTTTCGGGTTATATTAATTCACAAG ATATCGATGAAAGTGGTCCAACATATGCAAAACTAGCTCAATCTGTTGATGAGAATCTGCTGAAAACTAGTGTTGAG GTCTCTGGCGGTAGACAGGAGAGTAAAGTTGATAAGGTTTTGCACAAGCTTCTTCAGAGTGGAGACTCAGCTCAGAAGTACATGCAAGGATCCAGAAGCAAGAGAATTGACAATTGGATCCTCCTCGATAACTACGTGCAAGGATGTGGTGTTTTGACTGGCTCTCGTGCCAGGGCACTGCTGATTCATTCCATGCGTTCTAAAAAGAACATGTCAATGAAACAGCAAAAAAAGAAGGGATTGTTTGATTTTCCTAAAGATTTTCACAG CTTTGATGAATTTAAGTCGATGCATGAGATGTGGAAAGGCTATATTATGCAACTCTTAAAATCTACTGG GAAAAATCAGCTGGCTCAGTTTCTTCTTAGTGCAGATCTACACGGTGCTATTATTTCAG TTGCCGAGTGTAAAGTAACTTCAGACACTGGAGTGAGTGGTATCATGATTCGTGAAACAGCAGAAACATTTGGGATAATTACACAGGATGATAAATTCAGAG TGGTGCCCAAAATGTTTTCTGTTTTTATATTTCAAGTTGATTGCTGGAAGATTACCTTGCATGGGGATAAACTCACTTCAAGAAACTTGGGCTTGTAA
- the LOC103433315 gene encoding ribonuclease MRP protein subunit POP4-like isoform X3 — MAGETVVDDQHRRTLKALERRFEAAQAELDIHKKKTVKRSKTEEAGKKLHISSSLAVDSSPNLANTSASSSTPSKKGAFTFSGYINSQDIDESGPTYAKLAQSVDENLLKTSVEVSGGRQESKVDKVLHKLLQSGDSAQKYMQGSRSKRIDNWILLDNYVQGCGVLTGSRARALLIHSMRSKKNMSMKQQKKKGLFDFPKDFHSFDEFKSMHEMWKGYIMQLLKSTGKNQLAQFLLSADLHGAIISVAECKVTSDTGVSGIMIRETAETFGIITQDDKFRDDLFSSRSMNE, encoded by the exons ATGGCTGGTGAGACAGTCGTTGATGATCAACACCGACGCACTTTGAAGGCGTTGGAGCGGAGGTTTGAGGCTGCCCAAGCTGAGCTCgatatacataaaaaaaagaCTGTAAAGAGATCAAAAACCGAGGAAGCTGGAAAGAAATTGCACATCTCAAGTTCTTTGGCTGTTGATTCTTCACCAAATTTAGCAAATACATCAGCCTCAAGTTCAACTCCATCTAAGAAAG GAGCTTTCACTTTTTCGGGTTATATTAATTCACAAG ATATCGATGAAAGTGGTCCAACATATGCAAAACTAGCTCAATCTGTTGATGAGAATCTGCTGAAAACTAGTGTTGAG GTCTCTGGCGGTAGACAGGAGAGTAAAGTTGATAAGGTTTTGCACAAGCTTCTTCAGAGTGGAGACTCAGCTCAGAAGTACATGCAAGGATCCAGAAGCAAGAGAATTGACAATTGGATCCTCCTCGATAACTACGTGCAAGGATGTGGTGTTTTGACTGGCTCTCGTGCCAGGGCACTGCTGATTCATTCCATGCGTTCTAAAAAGAACATGTCAATGAAACAGCAAAAAAAGAAGGGATTGTTTGATTTTCCTAAAGATTTTCACAG CTTTGATGAATTTAAGTCGATGCATGAGATGTGGAAAGGCTATATTATGCAACTCTTAAAATCTACTGG GAAAAATCAGCTGGCTCAGTTTCTTCTTAGTGCAGATCTACACGGTGCTATTATTTCAG TTGCCGAGTGTAAAGTAACTTCAGACACTGGAGTGAGTGGTATCATGATTCGTGAAACAGCAGAAACATTTGGGATAATTACACAGGATGATAAATTCAGAG ATGATTTATTCTCCTCTCGTTCTATGAATGAATAA
- the LOC103433315 gene encoding ribonuclease MRP protein subunit POP4-like isoform X2, with protein MAGETVVDDQHRRTLKALERRFEAAQAELDIHKKKTVKRSKTEEAGKKLHISSSLAVDSSPNLANTSASSSTPSKKDIDESGPTYAKLAQSVDENLLKTSVEVSGGRQESKVDKVLHKLLQSGDSAQKYMQGSRSKRIDNWILLDNYVQGCGVLTGSRARALLIHSMRSKKNMSMKQQKKKGLFDFPKDFHSFDEFKSMHEMWKGYIMQLLKSTGKNQLAQFLLSADLHGAIISVAECKVTSDTGVSGIMIRETAETFGIITQDDKFRVVPKMFSVFIFQVDCWKITLHGDKLTSRNLGL; from the exons ATGGCTGGTGAGACAGTCGTTGATGATCAACACCGACGCACTTTGAAGGCGTTGGAGCGGAGGTTTGAGGCTGCCCAAGCTGAGCTCgatatacataaaaaaaagaCTGTAAAGAGATCAAAAACCGAGGAAGCTGGAAAGAAATTGCACATCTCAAGTTCTTTGGCTGTTGATTCTTCACCAAATTTAGCAAATACATCAGCCTCAAGTTCAACTCCATCTAAGAAAG ATATCGATGAAAGTGGTCCAACATATGCAAAACTAGCTCAATCTGTTGATGAGAATCTGCTGAAAACTAGTGTTGAG GTCTCTGGCGGTAGACAGGAGAGTAAAGTTGATAAGGTTTTGCACAAGCTTCTTCAGAGTGGAGACTCAGCTCAGAAGTACATGCAAGGATCCAGAAGCAAGAGAATTGACAATTGGATCCTCCTCGATAACTACGTGCAAGGATGTGGTGTTTTGACTGGCTCTCGTGCCAGGGCACTGCTGATTCATTCCATGCGTTCTAAAAAGAACATGTCAATGAAACAGCAAAAAAAGAAGGGATTGTTTGATTTTCCTAAAGATTTTCACAG CTTTGATGAATTTAAGTCGATGCATGAGATGTGGAAAGGCTATATTATGCAACTCTTAAAATCTACTGG GAAAAATCAGCTGGCTCAGTTTCTTCTTAGTGCAGATCTACACGGTGCTATTATTTCAG TTGCCGAGTGTAAAGTAACTTCAGACACTGGAGTGAGTGGTATCATGATTCGTGAAACAGCAGAAACATTTGGGATAATTACACAGGATGATAAATTCAGAG TGGTGCCCAAAATGTTTTCTGTTTTTATATTTCAAGTTGATTGCTGGAAGATTACCTTGCATGGGGATAAACTCACTTCAAGAAACTTGGGCTTGTAA
- the LOC103433315 gene encoding ribonuclease MRP protein subunit POP4-like isoform X4 yields the protein MAGETVVDDQHRRTLKALERRFEAAQAELDIHKKKTVKRSKTEEAGKKLHISSSLAVDSSPNLANTSASSSTPSKKDIDESGPTYAKLAQSVDENLLKTSVEVSGGRQESKVDKVLHKLLQSGDSAQKYMQGSRSKRIDNWILLDNYVQGCGVLTGSRARALLIHSMRSKKNMSMKQQKKKGLFDFPKDFHSFDEFKSMHEMWKGYIMQLLKSTGKNQLAQFLLSADLHGAIISVAECKVTSDTGVSGIMIRETAETFGIITQDDKFRDDLFSSRSMNE from the exons ATGGCTGGTGAGACAGTCGTTGATGATCAACACCGACGCACTTTGAAGGCGTTGGAGCGGAGGTTTGAGGCTGCCCAAGCTGAGCTCgatatacataaaaaaaagaCTGTAAAGAGATCAAAAACCGAGGAAGCTGGAAAGAAATTGCACATCTCAAGTTCTTTGGCTGTTGATTCTTCACCAAATTTAGCAAATACATCAGCCTCAAGTTCAACTCCATCTAAGAAAG ATATCGATGAAAGTGGTCCAACATATGCAAAACTAGCTCAATCTGTTGATGAGAATCTGCTGAAAACTAGTGTTGAG GTCTCTGGCGGTAGACAGGAGAGTAAAGTTGATAAGGTTTTGCACAAGCTTCTTCAGAGTGGAGACTCAGCTCAGAAGTACATGCAAGGATCCAGAAGCAAGAGAATTGACAATTGGATCCTCCTCGATAACTACGTGCAAGGATGTGGTGTTTTGACTGGCTCTCGTGCCAGGGCACTGCTGATTCATTCCATGCGTTCTAAAAAGAACATGTCAATGAAACAGCAAAAAAAGAAGGGATTGTTTGATTTTCCTAAAGATTTTCACAG CTTTGATGAATTTAAGTCGATGCATGAGATGTGGAAAGGCTATATTATGCAACTCTTAAAATCTACTGG GAAAAATCAGCTGGCTCAGTTTCTTCTTAGTGCAGATCTACACGGTGCTATTATTTCAG TTGCCGAGTGTAAAGTAACTTCAGACACTGGAGTGAGTGGTATCATGATTCGTGAAACAGCAGAAACATTTGGGATAATTACACAGGATGATAAATTCAGAG ATGATTTATTCTCCTCTCGTTCTATGAATGAATAA
- the LOC103433317 gene encoding uncharacterized protein, protein MVERCLIAASLAALVCHPSSTIKCFKPKPKPTSPQQEQPKDNPSPPPQGPKRRDVIAKEVPSKSKVKPCPKGDSSSSPSQSKRSAKKTVTTRINAVSELVVGDPWIGVVEDIFRCSWAGEIDLKIERVLRVNHSLDVLHRFEEYRKVVKSRYEKGRILKRMERLVVDGNELLQFHGGTITCSLGINGFSSICRRKCCQVCRLIAGEFSGEGLMSLFDNSWKAHEKMSKECAGKGVCASARKAIVVCRVIAGHVAHYYAHAHGRWSFMDNEEGEFDSVDWTADQFRESKELVVLNSEAVLPCFVIIYDVKNKNLP, encoded by the coding sequence ATGGTCGAACGCTGCCTAATTGCAGCTTCTCTGGCAGCGTTGGTGTGCCATCCAAGCTCCACCATCAAGTGTTTCAAACCCAAGCCAAAACCGACATCCCCACAACAAGAACAACCAAAAGACAACCCTTCTCCTCCGCCGCAAGGGCCGAAACGACGTGACGTGATTGCAAAGGAAGTACCCTCAAAATCCAAGGTAAAACCATGCCCCAAGGGAGATTCTTCTTCGTCTCCTAGTCAGTCGAAAAGGAGCGCGAAGAAAACAGTCACGACACGGATTAATGCGGTCTCGGAGCTTGTCGTTGGAGATCCTTGGATCGGTGTTGTGGAGGATATTTTTCGGTGTAGTTGGGCGGGTGAAATAGACCTCAAAATTGAGAGGGTGTTGAGGGTGAATCATAGTTTGGATGTTCTTCATAGGTTTGAAGAGTATAGGAAAGTGGTGAAATCCAGGTATGAAAAGGGTCGGATTCTCAAGAGGATGGAGAGGTTGGTGGTTGATGGGAATGAGCTACTGCAATTCCATGGTGGCACCATTACATGTTCGCTAGGGATTAATGGATTCTCAAGTATCTGTCGTCGAAAATGCTGCCAAGTTTGCAGATTAATAGCCGGTGAGTTTTCCGGTGAAGGGTTGATGTCGTTGTTCGACAACAGTTGGAAGGCGCATGAGAAGATGAGCAAGGAATGTGCAGGGAAAGGAGTGTGTGCAAGTGCCAGGAAGGCTATTGTGGTGTGCAGAGTGATTGCAGGGCACGTTGCTCATTACTATGCACATGCACATGGAAGGTGGTCATTCATGGATAACGAAGAGGGCGAATTTGATTCTGTCGACTGGACTGCGGATCAATTTAGGGAATCGAAAGAACTCGTTGTTTTGAATTCGGAGGCAGTGCTTCCATGCTTTGTGATCATATATgatgtcaaaaataaaaatcttccATGA